The proteins below are encoded in one region of Cololabis saira isolate AMF1-May2022 chromosome 13, fColSai1.1, whole genome shotgun sequence:
- the LOC133458421 gene encoding uncharacterized protein LOC133458421 translates to MFSDSEAHAPGEQKGFKSHTPHFIPWLRNSLKAHHGSGDPGLNGPYRSSSEGRNSLTPLERAKGIGFFSIQGKTDRAKKGELRCNGMGMLPVVLRGHHILPGKHREDSPARWNQTKEVDAHPKARLSQGDGPQGPGGSTSTAQDKVVLVKKQSSHLSPLQSQGDRTPVRKCVPLVVPPPTPVSAEGPNCNVPVAACAEGRKGKLWDYSSQTTNRHRDLHSSSWLGSDTQGPLERRHGFSSSLSYINKHCKNSQSQKDLAALREPPVEGFNRPLNGLIFSTEVSQRGLGCTTTLRGQRKPRPNSERIAVLGQNQTWVQPRPNSEEAPQTKEAGCTRKVVRNQIQRVVDNLEQVVKALRDVHQEMKEVVQQIDYLTSTIDLNEEEERRTGGDANPPSDSSFSSGSSSSEATVASTHQRPVGAKNQLRTVDSYDTFRRDRPSRSQSPQNVQLCPITSEFLPERRQTPPCTPGLVSSPRKCELLPYTSNPLSSIPSQLQNLILHDQTLSAQRSLPARPPTPGLSPIKVNLHRPISPSSQPHSPGASSIRISPVSPPYPPPALSPSVIIETKDGSHRTPPGELPSAGPLSPSLIHSQSASCPPTDSDIETVFMADGEQRASSAGPSHVCTGSAATAKPRTAQGRRGRKPPPYPHNRFSELTKKVKESRKAPPYPEKRRLLSTTV, encoded by the exons ATGTTCTCTGACAGCGAGGCTCATGCACCTGGAGAGCAGAAAGGCTTCAAGTCTCACACCCCTCACTTCATCCCGTGGCTGCGCAACAGCCTGAAGGCTCACCACGGCAGCGGTGACCCGGGGCTCAACGGACCCTACAGATCCAGCTCCGAGGGCCGCAACAGCCTGACCCCGCTGGAGAGAGCTAAAGGGATTGGCTTTTTCTCCATCCAGGGGAAAACGGACAGGGCCAAAAAGGGTGAACTCCGGTGCAATGGCATGGGGATGCTGCCGGTGGTGCTGAGGGGACACCACATTCTGCCCGGGAAGCACAGAGAGGACAGTCCCGCCCGCTGGAACCAGACTAAGGAGGTGGATGCACATCCTAAAGCACGGCTCAGCCAAGGCGACGGGCCACAAGGCCCGGGGGGAAGCACCTCCACAGCTCAGGACAAAGTAGTCCTTGTAAAGAAGCAGAGCAGCCACCTGAGTCCGCTCCAGTCGCAGGGGGACAGGACCCCAGTCAGGAAATGTGTGCCTCTTGTGGTACCACCTCCCACCCCTGTTTCTGCAGAGGGACCCAACTGTAATGTACCTGTTGCGGCTTGCGCCGAGGGCAGGAAAGGGAAGTTATGGGACTACAGCAGTCAAACGACCAACCGCCACAGAGACCTCCACTCATCCAGCTGGCTGGGCTCAGACACTCAGGGCCCGCTAGAGCGGCGGCACGGATTCAGCTCCAGCCTCAGCTACATCAACAAACACTGCAAGAACTCCCAGAGTCAGAAGGACCTGGCGGCCCTGAGGGAGCCACCTGTGGAGGGTTTCAACAGGCCGCTGAACGGACTCATCTTCTCCACCGAGGTGTCCCAGAGAGGCCTGGGCTGCACCACAACGCTAAGGGGCCAGAGGAAACCCAGACCAAACTCAGAGCGGATCGCAGTCCTGGGTCAGAACCAGACGTGGGTACAACCCCGACCAAACAGCGAAGAAGCGCCACAGACAAAAGAAGCGGGCTGCACCAGGAAAGTGGTCAGAAACCAGATTCAACGAGTTGTGGACAATCTGGAGCAGGTTGTCAAAGCTCTGAGGGACGTTCATCAGGAAATGAAAGAG GTGGTGCAGCAGATTGACTACCTAACCTCCACAATTGATCTGAATGAGGAGGAGGAACGGAGGACGGGAGGGGACGCCAATCCTCCCAGTGACAGCAGCTTCAGCTCAGGTTCCAGTTCCAGTGAGGCGACGGTGGCGAGCACCCACCAGAGGCCCGTAGGGGCTAAAAACCAGCTGAGAACTGTGGACTCATACGACACCTTCAGGAGGGATCGCCCTAGCCGGAGTCAGTCTCCACAGAACGTACAGCTGTGCCCGATTACCTCTGAGTTTTTACCAGAGCGGCGTCAGACTCCTCCCTGTACTCCTGGTCTCGTGTCCTCTCCCAGAAAATGCGAGCTACTGCCGTACACAAGTAATCCTCTCTCGTCTATTCCTTCCCAACTTCAAAACCTCATCCTCCATGATCAGACTCTGTCTGCCCAGAGGAGCCTCCCTGCTCGGCCTCCCACCCCTGGTCTATCACCTATAAAAGTAAACCTCCACCGTCCCATCAGCCCCAGCTCTCAGCCTCATTCCCCTGGGGCATCTTCCATTAGAATCAGCCCAGTTTCCCCTCCTTATCCACCCCCTGCCCTCAGCCCTTCTGTCATCATAGAGACCAAAGACGGATCTCATCGGACCCCACCAGGCGAGCTCCCATCTGCTGGGCCACTCTCCCCGTCACTGATCCACTCTCAGTCTGCGAGCTGCCCACCCACTGACTCAGATATTGAGACTGTGTTCATGGCTGATGGAGAGCAGCGAGCATCCTCAGCAGGTCCCTCTCATGTGTGCACCGGCTCTGCAGCCACGGCTAAACCACGCACAGCACAAGGCCGCAGAGGCCGCAAGCCACCACCGTACCCACATAATAGGTTCTCCGAGCTCACAAAGAAAGTAAAGGAATCCCGCAAAGCCCCTCCGTACCCAGAAAAAAGAAGGCTGCTCTCGACCACAGTGTGA
- the tnfaip8l1 gene encoding tumor necrosis factor alpha-induced protein 8-like protein 1, with translation MDSFSTKSLALQAQKKLMSKMATKSVASLFIDDTSSEVLDELYRVTKEYTRNRKESQKIIKNLIKMVVKLGVLYRNNQFNGEELILVENFRKKVHTLAMTAVSFHQIEFTFDRRVMSAILNECRELLHQAIRRHLTAKSHSRVNHVFNHFADCDFLAALYGPSEVYRAYLQRICNGVNKMLDEGSL, from the exons ATGGACTCCTTCAGCACCAAGAGCTTAGCCCTCCAGGCGCAGAAGAAGCTGATGAGCAAGATGGCCACCAAGAGCGTGGCCAGCCTCTTCATCGACGACACCAGCAGCGAAGTGCTGGACGAGCTGTACCGCGTCACCAAGGAGTACACCCGCAACCGCAAAGAGTCCCAGAAGATCATCAAAAACCTGATCAAGATGGTGGTGAAGCTGGGGGTGCTTTACAGAAATAACCAGTTCAACGGCGAGGAGCTGATTTTGGTGGAGAACTTCAG GAAAAAGGTCCACACTCTGGCCATGACGGCGGTCAGTTTCCACCAGATTGAGTTCACCTTTGACCGTCGTGTCATGAGCGCCATCTTGAACGAGTGCCGCGAACTCCTGCACCAGGCCATTAGGCGCCACCTTACAGCCAAAAGCCACTCGCGAGTCAATCATGTCTTCAATCACTTTGCCGACTGTGACTTCCTGGCAGCTTTGTACGGCCCCTCCGAGGTTTATCGCGCCTACCTGCAGAGGATCTGTAACGGGGTCAATAAGATGCTTGATGAGGGGAGCCTCTGA